TCTCTGCTCCCATGTCTGGTTCCAGAGGTCAGTGCTGCCTAAATGGTCCATTAGCTACAAGAGACAAAACACTCACTCagataaaaaagacaaaaaacgtACAGgggaaaaatatataatgataTGGATCCCGGATTTATAGTAGCTTTTTCAGGCAACTGTTGCTACTTCATcatttttttgttccatttctgTCGGAAAAATTAGTGCTTACCTTACAGACAGCCTCACTTGGTTCCTGATCCACAGGTTTGGATTCCCACATTCCTGAAACGAAACAATATTTATGAATCTTCTTGAACTGGAGAGACTTTGCATCCTTCAATCTAGGAAAGACAAGGCACTCCAAACAGAGATGTAACTTACCTTGTACTTCAGGGCTGTTAAAGCTGTGTTGTACACAGGTCTCCACCTTATGTGGTGGGTCTGTAACAGGTAGTGCTGTTGTAGGCTGCCAGGTTTGCTGTGAGGTGTATGTGTCATCACTTCTGGAGTTTTCCAAACCTCTCGGCCTCTCCTGCGGCCTGTGGAACAGTCCTGCTGATGTAAAGAGGAGAGCCGGATTGAATTGAGAGAATAACTTTGAAGAAATGAAAAGGATGTAGCAATTTAAGTTGCTTACTTCTCCTTCGTCTGCGTGTTTGAGAACTGGGCAGCATCCTGTAGACTCTGTAGGCGTTGCTGCCTCGCTTCCTGCTGTGCTCCCGCAGTTCACAGATGTCCGGTAGGGAATTCAAGGCACACCGGAAATTTGCTTTCCATGTCTTGGGATCTGGCTTGTCTCTGCCTGGACGGTACTTTCCTGAAACAAATGAAGATAGAGGTAAACATTAGTGAGGGGAGCTTTTAGCACCCATAGAAGACTACGTTTCTGCAAAACACTGATTCGTCCCTCAAATTATTGTCAAAACCAATGTGAATACCTTAACTGATAAGTaaacaaatcaagaaaattacatttttgtctgttcatAAGTATTAAGATGTATTCTTTTGCTAAGATCCGGCTGGTCAGCTGCACAGGAAACCTAAGAAGTGAGGTCAGCATCATCCTGTGGAAACTGACCTAAAGGGATTTGTGCTACTTGTGCTAGCCATGGGGTGGGTAAACAACAGCATAGCTCCATAGTGATCAGTTTCTGTAGAAACTGTATTACACACCTTGAATGTATAATTACTATGAGGAAGCAATTATACGTACAGGAAGAGGTTTGCCGCACACCTGCAATCCTCTATTAATGTCTGTCTTTCCGGGTAGTTACTCATTAGGTGTTACTTTTATGTGTCATTTTATggaatgacacaaaaacatcatgCATGCCTTTAAAGCAAATTAGTTATTCATTTCCCTGTCAGATTTAGCTTTAAAGTAATGCATCAACATTTGATCACATCTATAACATTTTAtcaacattatcatttatcaccAAAGATCAATGTTTATACACAGCAAGACAGATATCTGGAAAAATTTGGTTGCAAATGAGAAGAAAAGATTTGATTGTTGTAATactacaatgtttttttttatttagttattgataaaaataaaaacagaaaaatgtgttaattttgaATCTAATCAtccttttaaatctttttaatatgttttaggAGATATTTGTCTCACTTCTTATCAGAGACACACTTCTTACTtgaatgaaatacattttaaatacgAATCTGGCAGCTTCATGAATAATTTATGGACTAAGTGTAACCACCTCTCCTCAGGCTTTGATTTATTTGACACGACATTGGcagttagaaataaaaatatttctataatgAAAATAGTCTGCACTGCTTTGTGGACCTTAGGATTAATAGATATAAATATGAACGAATAACGATTAATATGTCTCCATGTTGTTTTCAGAGATCTCATTTCACAGTCTCCAGTTAGCAGAGAAATGAGagtttataattttgttttattagatcaaaattaataacattttgatcaaaattaataacattttgatcaaaattaataacattttgatcTAATAAATCAAAAGTTTAGACCTCTCCTCCATCTCTGGCACTTTTGAGTATAGTATCAATAGACTGAAAAACTTTAGTAGGATTACTGATTGGTTGTTAAAACTGCTGTCTTTGtacattttgtgtgtttataaatCAGGTTCAAACTGAAATGGCAGCTCTGTATTGTCGGCTCCTCAAGGCTGTGTGCTAGTCACTGTTCTTTATGATCTCAGACGAAGGACCAGGTGTACTTTCTAAAGCTTGATTAACTGTCTAGTTTAATTGACTGTAGTACAAATTACAAAATGGTAAAGTGCCAAATTTCTCTTGGTAAACACAGACAGAACCGACATTATGATGTTCTCCCTAATTACACTTTAATAAgcatatatttcagttttatgacGTCTTCTATACAACTGAGCAACGGAAATCTGGGTGTTGATTTTGAACAGTTCAACGCCGCTTGAGTATCATTCAAAGAAGCTGATATAAAATCTCTTTTATTGtttaagaaatatttctgaactgAGACAGTGAGTGTGAAATGCGGAGATGATTAGACTCTCCTAGATTACTGTAATAGATTTAGCTATTTTATCAAATCAGTTGTAGATCAACTTCAGACCGTTAGGTTCTGTGATATTATCCGGTGCAAATAAAAGAGCTCACATCACTTCAGCTTTGAGTTCTCCAGGCTGTCGCCTGTTAGTcttagttttgattttatttgtaatactTGGCGCTTCCATTTCCAGGTCAAAGATTTTTCATCATCCCGCTCATCCTGGAGGCTCCACCTTTTGAGGCAGTAGTGTTGTTTATAGTATTTTGAAAATTTGACTTTCTTAAACATATGActgaggcttttttttaaagcagctgaatatgtttttatataaacaagTAAAGAAAAGCTCTGCaacctttgttttatttaattggatatgtttatttttcatttttgtcctAGTACAGTAATtttgttaattcaatattttaagcatgttctttttttttttttcttgttttacagcaGTTTGTGATTTATATCTATTCAgagtattaaataaataaactttattttatttcttacttaattcaattctatttaattttaaatattaatgaatgtGCAGCCTGACACTGTTAACATggtgaataatttaaatatttttaaggaaGCATAATTTcacaaagaaatatatattatacATATAATCATCCTGACTAATGGGTCTTACTCACAAGAGGGAAAAGAcgagtaaaactaaaaatgtgaaACCGAATGTACAGAGACTGAATCTGCGGCACATAAAAAACATTCACTAGCGCCACGGTTGAACGTAACAGAACATTTCAGCGACGTTGGCCTTTCTTGGAAATTTTCTATTAATCATTTGTTTCCTTGAAAGGAACTTGTAGatgcaaacaattaaaaaaaaatgcaaggaTTGAGAATGCCTTCAGCTCAAGCAGGAAAAACCTCCAACGGCCTGCCAGTTAAATATGCTTTGAACATACCTCCAAGTATGAACAACAGTGAATGTGTGCCCTGTCTGAAAAGACTTCAACCATATTTAGGAAAATATGGATACCCACTGTGGTACTTATATGTGTCAGAAACGAGGTTGCACCTTTGTAAAAAAGCAggtatttctacttttaaatgGAGCAGGAACACTTTAGCACAGCATATATTTCCCTGAAAATATCAAATGTCATCAGCTGGCAGACCATCTATCTTGTAAAATGAGTGCAAAGGTGAGACGAGTCCTTTCTCAAATTTAGCACCGCTGTATGGTTTGACTCGGAGTCTCACCTTAGACCTTAATTACAAGGTTTAGGAAAATAATCGCTGTGATCATCAGACTCAGGTAAATAATTGAGATACTTCTTACATTGCAACGTCAACAAATTTGAGTTCTTTCAGAAGCTACTGTTAATGTCTTCAGTCTACATTCTCATGAAAACCATTAAAGATGTACTTTGACAGCAATATGATCACCTTTCACCCTCACTGCAAGTGAACTGCAGCTTTCCCATGATATGACGTGATGcagatccaaaaaaaaaagattttcccaagacaaaaagaaagaaaatatacttAGATTTACACGTCTGTGCATGTGTATGTGTGATCTTATAAGAAAGGCAGAGTGAGAATCAACCTCGTTGACAGAGCATGACATTTTATAGAttacaaggaaaaaaatctgatttgcagatttttttccccttttatttACTCTGCTTTTTGTATGCAGCAATAGTTCTGTAAgttgaaagtatttttcttgGCTGTATACTCATGTTGGCTCTGAACTCTCAATGGGGTCTTGGATGGATTCCACCGAGATCTAAACAAGGGACAAGTGCCTAGTTGTTTTCAAAGAAAGCTAGCCATAATTATTTGCGTCGGTTGTTTATTTTGGGTCTCTATGCAGCTCTCATCAGTTATCTGGAAAAGGGATTTATGACTGGAATGTGGTTCATCAAGAAAAACTGAGCGATAAAGCGACTCTTCAGtggaaatcaaatcaaagagaAACGGTCAACAGGGAAAGATAATCCTGAATGCAAAcaccttttacatttttttttacttttatgatttttacaACTACTTTTTAGCTTTTGGAGGGTGGGGGgtttaaacttcttttttttaacaaagtgacTGATGTTCTTTCTTTTGATGCCCAACCATTTGGAGATATCTAGAtatgagaaaagaaacaatCTGCATCAAAATCCAGGacaataaaaatttgaaatgttgAGACGAATGATTCTGTACCTGGACCTTCAGAGAGGTACACTCTTACATAGAATATAGTTATTCTCAACTTCTATTTGAGCTTATATTGTTTTTCCTGATGGAAACCTATCTATGTCTTTTTATTCACCAATATATTGTCATTTTAACAGTTACAAACTTTTTGaatgctgtttgtgtttctatttattaattgaactaaaacaggtttaaaaaccaaatgagcaaaaaaaaaaaccccaacaataaacaaacaaaaaaaacccaagtaATATCTAGGACAAGAGAAGGGAAACCTGTGCATATATAACCAAGAACTATATAATAAGCTTGTCATACTTACCCAATGGAGCGGGAAGAAGTAAAAGCCTATTTATTTCTATCTCTTAcctcaatttaattaaatatacaaTCTACTAACTCAGTAATTATCAGAAATGTTTGGTATCTACATGCATGTTGTATTTCAGTGCTAAAGGACCAAccaataaatattatataaaataatatgtaaaaacaaagtgaTCACAAACTAAATCTCATAACATGAAAAAGCAAATTTACAGACACATATTAATACTGCTGCTAttatttctaataataataataagaagaataaCAATAAGCcaattttgttataaaattaaatacgTAAACAGACAAGAAGTTTAATATCTGATCTTCGTTACGCAAaaaaattagataaataaatacgATTAGTATTACTTCTACCACTAACAAtgataagaaaaataacaatgaaacTATTAGCAACATTAAtgtaacacaaaacaaaataaataaagaaaactctGTAGCGTACTACATAGATGCGTCATCCGCTTCGTCCCTGTACATTGTGAGTGTTatagttttgtatttatttttaaactagtCGATGTTTGGATATTGTTTTGATTCCACATTCAATCTGTTTTATAGTTTGATTCCACTTACAgaaaaccttgttttttttgttggatcATACTGTTGTGCTGCTCCAATGAAGCAGTAAAACGCACAATGTATTATCAGTTGCACAATAAAAACGAAGTCCAGGTAATATTTTGCGCTTTGGTTcaaatttagaagaaaatacataaattcaGCATCATTTTAAACACTCAAAAACTCTGAGCTTgaatcagaaacatttatttacagccCTGTGCAATAATTCagcattatatttaaaaatattagggATTGTAagtattattgttttctttactaGCAACATTAGATTGTGAAATTATAGTTCATACAGCTTCAACAACAGTAACCCAACTTGTTGCAATAGGTTACATCAAAGAACATTGACATTATCTATCATGACCTTCCACTCACTGTGATGCTAAATCTGATCTTAAATGAGCCAGTAGAAGAGAAGGAAGGTGGAGAACCTGTGGTTCATTGACATGAACAGGAAGACCCAGGAGGTAGAGTAGAAGCAATTTTGAGAGTTTGTGGGTCTTACCTGTGTGCATAGCCCAACTCCTGAAGAGCGTAGCATCCCGGTCAATGCTCCAACCATGGCGAGCTGCGTGTTTCCATGGAATCTGGAAGATGCAAGCTGACTGTCGGACGAGATGAAGTCACATTTTAGTCGTCACGTTACTTAACTTTACgttttggttaaaaaatgtgatttctcCCACAGGAAGCAACATGAACCCAGGTGTGCATGTACATGTCTGTGCAGGTGCAAGGAAGGAGTGTTAGAGTGAGATATAGGAACATACCTGATCCAGCCAGCTGACACCTGGATACTTCCCGGACTGAATCTGTTCCTCCAGCCAAGGTCTCAGTCTCTGCCTTACCGGTTGCTGCATACTGCAGGTCAGCGCTTCAAGTGTGCAGAAAGGTGGTTTGGAAATAGGTGCCACAAGAGACATGGGAGTCCaagtagtaaaataaaaaaaaaaaagatgtgggGTGATCAAATCAAGTTCTACTGGAACAACCGTCCTACTCTATCAGAATCTTCCAATCACAGGTAATTTTCATCCAGCTCCTCACACATGTAAACTTGattcagctcctcctccagttAAGTTTCCTCAAAAATGGGCTCCTCCTCTTATAGGAAATCAcactggttttcttttcttttgaagtTGCATGGAGTGGTTGGATGGGTTTAGGATTGtgttaatgtatttaaataggCTATGATTGAtgtgacattttgaaatgataagaataaaattatactAATGAAGTCCTGCTGCCACTTTTAAAATTAGTTggaatctgatttttttttctttctcatgaGTGTGTCATAGGTTTTCAGGTGTGAAAGCCAGAGTTAAGAGAGTTTACTGCACCTGAAGTACAACAGTGTGTCCACACAAAGAACACCAGATGGAAGCAGAACAAACATGATTCACGGCAGGCATGTCACGTGAGCCTGCAACAGTGCTACAGAATAAATTAGAAACACAAGAAGTGTATCCACACTGTTCATGGCATTCTAGAGGAGATTGCTGAACTATGTTCCAAAACACATATGAGAAAAGATATTACATAGTATAAATGATTTATCAGTGTAGTATGAATACAAAGACGTGTTGCCCTTTATGTTATTATGACAGTTCTTCAAATTCTGGTCTAAATCTTAATCAAGGCAAAATAGACAAACTTGCAGActtgtatttttacataattattaTGTTAACATGGCCTGGATGGATGCAATGTTCTGTATTTCATGGGCTGCTTTGATGTTGTTTAAGGTTTTGGGAgaagggggcgcagtggagtcaaactATATTTCAATGCtattgggctctttagaggtgatcAAAGTTTCTTACATATCCAGTTTGTCGcaaatcggatgatccatgtgtgatttagagaCAATCATATGCATATGGCCAGGGACTGATATTTGCCATTTGATTTGTCCACGCCCACACAGTTCAGCCAGCAGCCAGGTTTGACAGAGTTCATCATCATGTCATTTTATGTCAGTTGGCACAGGATTAAACCCATATGAatcataaagtaaaagtaaaaaatacagtaGGAAAAACAGGTGACTTCCTGTCGGAAGTGGGTGGGGTTAAGGTGATGTTATCAATTGAACATGACAATGTGATCAGGATTGGTTTGTAGTGAGACATATGAAATCTGATGCAGCTGTGACCTTGCATGTGGACATTATTAAACCTTGATGTTTCATGGCGAATAGTCAAAGTTTGACACTTAGTCACACCCACATGCTTTGATGTACAAAAAATCCTGTGATAACTTCTGACCTTCCATGCCTGAAGACTCTCCTGAGTGATTCTGAAGTCTGTATCCCAATAGCTGTAGGAAGAGTTAGATCAGATACGACTtgtataaaaaagaagaaatggcggctttgatccaaaatggccgacttcctatTGGGTTTGGaccatggctccaagagacttttttgttcgtcctgacaagatacataTGTGTGCCATGTTTCATAATTCTGGGTTAAaccatggcttggggctgatcatttaaaaattctAGGGGGCGCTGTTGAGAAATTCGGCCACGCCCACCAATGACTgttatggattcctgttcggggatggataaggatgcatcctagtgagtttggtgcagctcggctcgaaactgtggaatttagagccaaacgtaagGCAACGTCTTTACCTGTCACTTCGCCGCGCCGCCATGGCCACGCCCTCCAcggaaaactcttggcactttaaagcaagtgagACCAATTTGTTAtttgtcatccaacacagaatcatcttgattaggtcaagagagccagaGATGGagctttccaagaaaaaaaagcacttctTGTTCTGAGGGGCGGGGATTAGACGACGTCAGACTATGACGATATAGGACCGTCAGGCATCCAACCAGAATCACTcatgccaagtttggtgcagcccGGCTCGAAAATGTGGAAtttagaagcaaacgtatggcaacggcgtgcgtggcttaagtgatgtcatcatttgaccttTGGGTATTGTAGGACACCCGATgttgatcaatcactgaaagtttggtgcctctgtgagtttttgtgtagGAGATATAacagtttcgtgtttcatggcaaGTAGGCGAACTTTGAGCCCAGGCAAACCCCCCTTCAGCATGCGCAAAactttgataacttttaattGGCCATGCCTTATGAACAATCTGACCAAGTTGGAAGCTGATTGAttgaaatccctaggaggagtttgatcaaatgctgtaaacggccaaaatGGGGTCAAAATCGGAActtcaatccaaaatggccgacttcctgtttgaGTTGAACTATGacattaattgtattttctgtgCATCTTGGGGAGCTcttgtctctacgatgaagtaaggtAAATGcagagggttagggttagtataaaaaagtataaaatacgTAAATTTTACACAGGCTGTATGcgtccgccaagtttggtgagttttttgaatatgataaagacCCCAAAAAGAATcgtaataacaataataataataataataataataataataaactgtatgaaaacaataggccttcgcagcgctgtCGCTGCTCAGGCCTAATAAAAACAATCTCCATCAAGAGGTTTAATCTGCCTTTACAGCATAGAAAAGTGCTTCTGGAAGTGCTTCCATTAAGGACGAATCAATATTTTGCAAACTTTCTATTCTCATGCAGTCGAACGATTGAAAGTGGCGGTTTCTGCACCGTTGCCCCTGTTATCTTACAGAACAAGTTATGAAACCAGTTTGAGCTTTCTGACACCGTATTAAATCGCTTGGAATCATTCTCAAATTACTATATTTTGTTGCTCTTCATAGTGTTTTCTATTTCATAGAGGCAGGGCAATTGACCCATTGCTCTTTTATATTCCATATATTTTTTCTGGCAAATGTAATAAACTAACATTGTGACATATAAAACTATATTTATCTCTGTCTCCATATGTTCTCAGAACTGAAAGGTCTTTGCCTGCTGGAATAGATGACTGAAACACACCAATGTCTCAGCACTTTTACaattaaagacagaaacagattcTTGTTGTTTGACATTAGATGCAAAAGAACaacattattatatttagagATCAGAAACCTGAGACACTTTTGACATTGACCTTAGTTTTAACCATACATCAGCATGTTGTTACCTTTGCAATAACAACATggtttatgtgttttaaaaagctaaaactattATAGGAATTTGTTAAGTCTTGTCTAGATTATTGCAATTATATGTGTGTGGATACATACAAAAGAAATACTCAGCCAGCTTCAAATACTCAAATCTCGATTTAAATACACACCAAGGACAGCACATTAATCCAACAATCATACTCCCGTTGGTTGCAATTTTGGATTTGAGcttaagatttatttaatttttgcttgtttgtattcattttttatgtgttttgacAGTACAATGGTAATATGCTGGTGATACTAGAGGATGAGGAGAATGAGGAAGAAATAGTTTGTTGATATGGTTCAAAGCTGTGGAGAGCTTTTACGGAGACATTTTGAGGTGTTGACTGTtacgaaacaaaacaaatattgtcattttttaataaaacaaagtatatatttttgctaatatttgtaaaaaaaaatctgtttatggTTGCTGTTACCTAATTGCACTTTATAGCAGTTGtatttttacatcttaaaatactttgaaaacaCGACTGTTGGCAAACTACCATGCAAATAAGGATTTATTATTTGTGCTTTTCAAAAGCATTTTTACTGTTAGATTTACTGCACAATCAAATCCTTACTTGTTAGTGCTAATTTGGTTTCACTGTTGCCCACTACACTATAATCCTCTTTATTCTTATCATTGAGCATCTTTTCTTCTCCATTTGTTGTCGTAAAACATGCTCAGTAATCGTGATGCATACTTCTGTGGAAATGAGTCACCAGCTCCAGAGAACTGCAATAAGGAAGTAATTTCTTAACCCTGAACAGAACAGGCTCTGTTTTAACTGAATGTTTCAGTCACACTCCTCAGTTTtagtgattgtttttctttaaacgGCACAGTATTTAGATAGATTGGTCTTTACCCAGTTTTACTcacattaaaaagtttatttaaggAACAAACAGAACAcattaaattacacagaaatatattactttattctgctttcttcaagcattttcaaaaaaagaGATGTTGGTTCCAGACGCCGCCGGCTCATAGTTCAGAACATATATAAACGTGATATCTACATATTTTACATtgtgaaaaacaagcaaaaaagtaaacaatttcacacagcacaaataaaatctCCATCACATTAGATAATACGTAGCTAAATGTGTAAGCATGTTCAacttgttttt
This genomic stretch from Xiphophorus hellerii strain 12219 chromosome 4, Xiphophorus_hellerii-4.1, whole genome shotgun sequence harbors:
- the irf1a gene encoding interferon regulatory factor 1a isoform X2 gives rise to the protein MSLVAPISKPPFCTLEALTCSMQQPVRQRLRPWLEEQIQSGKYPGVSWLDQSACIFQIPWKHAARHGWSIDRDATLFRSWAMHTGKYRPGRDKPDPKTWKANFRCALNSLPDICELREHSRKRGSNAYRVYRMLPSSQTRRRRRRLFHRPQERPRGLENSRSDDTYTSQQTWQPTTALPVTDPPHKVETCVQHSFNSPEVQGMWESKPVDQEPSEAVCKLMDHLGSTDLWNQTWEQRGWRTHTQWEQPQCAGEENPYPLQTEDYSDLFGPNYIKELSDWSTHQQTLML
- the irf1a gene encoding interferon regulatory factor 1a isoform X3; translated protein: MSLVAPISKPPFCTLEALTCSMQQPVRQRLRPWLEEQIQSGKYPGVSWLDQIPWKHAARHGWSIDRDATLFRSWAMHTGKYRPGRDKPDPKTWKANFRCALNSLPDICELREHSRKRGSNAYRVYRMLPSSQTRRRRRTGLFHRPQERPRGLENSRSDDTYTSQQTWQPTTALPVTDPPHKVETCVQHSFNSPEVQGMWESKPVDQEPSEAVCKLMDHLGSTDLWNQTWEQRGWRTHTQWEQPQCAGEENPYPLQTEDYSDLFGPNYIKELSDWSTHQQTLML
- the irf1a gene encoding interferon regulatory factor 1a isoform X1, encoding MSLVAPISKPPFCTLEALTCSMQQPVRQRLRPWLEEQIQSGKYPGVSWLDQSACIFQIPWKHAARHGWSIDRDATLFRSWAMHTGKYRPGRDKPDPKTWKANFRCALNSLPDICELREHSRKRGSNAYRVYRMLPSSQTRRRRRTGLFHRPQERPRGLENSRSDDTYTSQQTWQPTTALPVTDPPHKVETCVQHSFNSPEVQGMWESKPVDQEPSEAVCKLMDHLGSTDLWNQTWEQRGWRTHTQWEQPQCAGEENPYPLQTEDYSDLFGPNYIKELSDWSTHQQTLML